The sequence below is a genomic window from Phaenicophaeus curvirostris isolate KB17595 chromosome 16, BPBGC_Pcur_1.0, whole genome shotgun sequence.
CCTTATCGTAGCTGCAACAAGCAGGTTTTTGCCAGGTTTGTCCCCACATTGATGGAATGACTCTTCTCACCCGGTGCTGTTgccctggagatgctccagcctctccttccccatcctgcTTGGCACTTGGCCAccatttcccagccctgcccgaGCTCTGGTGGATCTCACGGGGGTCTCGGGGAAGCCACCTCTCTCCTCACTCCTGTGTATGTTTGATTTCCATGCAATCCCAGGAAAAACTTCTCTTTGAAACTATCCGTGCTGAAGCCCAGGTTGGAAAACTGTGTTCTCTCCTGTATTAACATTTTGTGGTTTGTATATCTCGTGATTCACTGCATGCTCCTCCTACTCTGCACCTCTGATGAGAAGTCCTGCagtttccatttgtttttcttccttttattttttccccccctttttttttcttgaaataaaagcCAGAGAGAAGGGACGAAGCAACCCCATCTTGGCAGTTGATTTCCCCACACTGGTATCTTCCGATGTGACTAGATACGAAGATGAAGACCAAGGAAATTTGAGGGGAACTCTCAGCCTTTAAAAAGCTGGATGTATTTATAGCCTAACAGGTTACTGCAGCACAGTGGTTCTGTGCTCTGCGTCTGCTCTGAGTCCACGTGAAGTGGTTTGGCTTGGCTTAAACCCCAGTGAGAGGGTCCAACACAGGTACCAGTCGGGCAGTAACTTGTTACGCTGCATGAATAGACTGGGAATCTCAGTCCTGAACTGGGGAAAAGGGATTTGTAGATGCACTTCTGTTGTTTTCCACCAAGCTGGTTTCAAATGAGGTAGGCTTGGGCGTGGATTAGTCATGTTGCTGAGAAGTTGTCACTGTGCCGCACGTGAAGCAGGACTGTGTTCACACGATGCCTGCTCACAAGCCCTTGGCTGTGGCGTGAGGAGTGTGGCTTGTCCCAGCCCATCCCGCCTGGTGTCAGGCACGTCTCTAACATCTGTGCCCGAGGAACAGCTTGTGGATGGGGCTGCGGGAAAGGCAAAGGACAGAAAGGGTCATGATGGAGAGGGGGCAAACGTCTGCAGCCGGGGTGTTGGAGGGGTGTTAATCTGGATGCATGAGGGTGGCAGTGTTTGCCCTGTCCTTGGGGCTAGTCTGACTCCATGTGCCCCTGCAGCCCTCCACCGCGTCTCATTAACCTGATGCCATGTCTCTACCAAGCCAAACATGCATTTTCTTGGTTACTCAAGTCCTAATTACTGTTTATATTGCTGTGTGTGTCAGCACCTGCAGTGGAGGCAGGCACTGCCCTCAGCAGTGCCCTGCGATGTGCGGAGGCACTAATTATACTCTGCTAACGATGACCGGGCAGCTATAAAACACCCACAAGAAGGAAGGTGGCTGCTTCAGCGCTGGGTCCTTGttcagctcccagccctcgggAGGCTGAGTTGCCCGTTGTCCCTTCTTGGCCGCTGTGGCAGCATGCTCGGCTTGCAGCTTCCACTGTTCCCCCAGTcatccttatttaaaaaaacctttttggTTTGACCTATAAATACCATCATGAGGCAAAGGCACCCCCTGCCCATGTGCTGTGAATTAATTTgtctgggatggaggagataTGAAGTGCTTGAGCAGAATTAATAGCCAGTTGTAGGAGATGAAATGAGAAACTTTGGGTCCCTCTTCTGAGTTTCTTAACTCGGTTCCCAGCAGCTGTCCCTCCACTCCCTGACACACATTCCATGCCCTTTGGACAGCACCAGAGGAGAAATGAGCTTACACGAGATGTCACCGAGATTCTTCCCTGTGGTATTTAGAGCAGCATTATGTACCCTAACATGTCTGTGAGGCCTCAGGATccccatttttccttctccatttaaAGACTCCATCTCATCCCCTTTAAGTAAGCTTCACTTACTTAAAATGCAGCCGTAATCACTGACGGACTCCAGATTGAGCGCCTGGCTTTGGAGTCAGGCAATAACTTCTAATGGTTGAGGAGCAAGGGGCTTTCATCATGGTGCCGtgtggatttattttattatctgaGGAATAAATTATCTCCAAGCTGGTTTTAGCCTGCAACTTCCGGAGTTTCTTGAAACCCAGCTCTACTGAGCCTGTGGTTTGATCGTGGATGAAAGCGCATCGGAAGATACTAGCCCTGGCCCATGCAGAGTCATCTCTTCTGCTCCATCCTTTGTTTTGGGCATTTGCACACACATGAGGTGGTTGGCTGCGGGCACTGGGCTGTGCTACTCAGGTGGCAAGAGAAGCCgtgttgctgctgctctctCCCGGTCACAGCAGCCTCGGTGCATGCCGTCCCGTGGGTCAGAGCCCCGTTAGTGGTGGTTTGCTTGCAGCgatgggcctggggagcagctttccagctcttCCCACGGTGCTTGTGGAGGCTGGAGCCCGGGGAATGCTGTGGTTGTACTGGAAATGGGGGGAGCCAGGagccagctggagcagcagggctgtgccttGCAGGGCATCTCTGAGGCTTCTGATAGCAGAGAAGGTTCAGGCGTGCCTGCCACTCCCTCGGGACAGGCTTCCTCTGCCAACTTAGCAtactcctgttttctttttcagttttgatcTGCATGTTACAAGGCTGGCATGTCTACGTTTAATGAGCTAGTACTGCATTATGGGTTATCCGTAGGTTGGAAATGATATCACCTTCCCCTATTAACCTACCCTGCTTGACGAGTATGTCTCCCTCCTCAACCCACCACCCTCTAACTCAGCACTAAAAGTCATTCCTTGCTTGAGAAATCGACATTTCCAGTGACTTCCACAGTGTGTTGAATAACTCTTGCTCTCCTTGCTGCGCTGACAACTGCACATACGGCGTGCAGCTCCTGTGCCGGGGTGGCTGCCCGCACTGTCCGCAGGGCTGGTTTCCCCAGGGGAGATCTCTAACTTCAGTGCAGATAGTGGCACAGAGAAGTTTTCGACGCATTAGTACCCCAACTTTGCCAAGCTCAAGGAGAACCTTCCCCCTGTTACCCAAGACCTCTGGGAGATGCTCTGTGCTTCTCCGCCCGCAGCTCTGAAGCCAGACTGACTGTGGTGGGACCAGTGGCATCCTCCCCGTGAGCACGTGAATGTGGCTGTATCAACTGGTGTGCGTGCATGGAGCCCCGCAGCCAGGGAGGTGGGCGGCAAGCCAGCCAGCAGGCACTGGGGGAGCTTTCGAAGCCTCTTCCCTGCCTAGCAGGATGATTCGGGGTCGCTGCCTTGGCCACGGGCTGCTGCTGGGTCGTGGTCActggccctggggtggctgctAAGGAGAAGCAAGGCTAGGATCGgctgctctccaggagctgggGGTGCCCAAGAGCAGCCGGGGCCGCTTGCACCAAGGCTTTGCACGCCAGCGTGACCCCGGGGATGGGCAGTGGTGGCTCCTGTGCCCAAGAGGCTGCGGGAGACAGAGGGGGCATCCACATGGCATTGGCTTGGGCTTCCAGCAGCCCCTTTCCACCTGGCTCTTTGAGGCATGTGTGGGAGTGCCTGGCTGTCTTGAGCACCCACTGACGCTTTCCTTCACCCTCTCTCTGTCCTTACAGCTCCCTGCcggaagagaaaagcaagacgAGCTCTTCCTTTGAGACTGGTCCAAAGCCAAGCGAGAAGCCGGATGCGGAACAAGCTGAGCTGGACCCAGAGCAGAAGCGGAGCCGTGCCCGGGAGCGCCGGCGAGAGGGACGGTCCAAGACCTTTGACTGGGCTGAATTTCGCCCCATCCAGCAAGCCCTGGCGCAGGAGCGCGCAAACGCTGCAGACTCCTCCAAGAGCGGCTCTGCCGCCTTCCCCAGGGATTCTGGTGCCACTGACACTGACCCGGGAGAGCTGGAGCGGGAGCGGGCCCGGCGGCGGGAGGAGCGGCGCAAGCGCTTCGAGATGATCGATGCTGTGGATGGGGCAGGGTCAGAAGAGGCGCTAAGGATGGAGGTGGACCGGATCCTGCCCATCCCAGCGGACATCAAACCGCAGAATGTCCATGTGGAGATCGAGCAGCGCTGGCACCAGGTGGAGACCACCCCGCTGCGGGAGGAGAAGCAGATCCCCATCACACCGTTGCACCTTGCCCACACTGAGGACCGGGACGAGGGGCTGACGAAGCAGCACTTGACCACgctgctggagaaggaggtAAAGCTGGGTGTGTGGGATACAGGCTCCCTGCCAAAATGGCCTTCAGGCCACAGCAGGAACCGTAGGAAGCCTGAGCAAGGCTTTGAAAAGCTGCATTTATTTCTACTTCGTAATAGCAACAGGTGAAGATGCTGTAGGGTCCACTGGGAAGTTGGCAGGGCACAGATCCGTGTTCATTCCCAAACGGCTCTGCCGGCAGCTTTCATGTTCCCATGGCTGCAGAAAGGGCTGTTCTTACAAGGGTGGTATTTTATTACCCCCTTCCATTTAATGCTGCCTACACTTGTGTTGGTTGATAGCCAGCCTGCCTCTGATGAGATGGGTCCGATTGATGTGTATTAACCAATCTCTTAATTCAAGCTCATAATTCTGTgtgcctctgcagctgcagagatTTGTGTCTGCAATTATGTCTACAAAACTATAAACTAGCTTGAAATATAGCCCATGCCACAAAGGTTCCCTTTTTGTGGAGCCTACATCAAGCAATCGTATGATTTTAGGAAAGGGAAGGTGGATACAGCTCTCTTGGAAGAGATCCACGCCTGGGATAACAAAGGCTGTTGTTATTTGGAATTAAGGTGTATTAGCAGGAATGAAAGGGGTGCAGGCGTGGAGTAACCAGGAATATTGCTGATCTGAACCAGGCTGGGATTTGCCTGGGTCATGCCTGGCACGACCTGGTGCTGTTCATCCTTCACTGCAGTGAGCTTTACGAATTAAACTACTGCACAACTTAGTTCTTTCAGAGAGGAGGGATTTTGGCTAGAAAAATGAAATCCAGATCCCAGAGCAGAGAGCAAACCAGCGGTGCCATCAAAAGCCCTGTTCATTCTGCTCTGCGTCCCCTCTGAGCCGCTTGCTCCTTATGGCTGATCCCCTGCCCACCCTCTGGACGCTGTCTCTGTTCATGTCTCTCCAGctggagcagaagcagaaggaggccctggagctcctggagcagAACCGGCACCTGCAGGACCAGCTGAAAGTGGCACTGGGCCGGGAGCAGAGCGCCCGGGAGGGCTACGTGTTGCAGGTAGGAgagcaggaaggagagagaaatccATCTTCTGTGTGTCCGGGGGGAACCCTGGTAGGCTTTGATCCAGGGTGTTTGGGGGGCATCTTGGTTGACGCAGAGATGTGCACCACTGAGTGGGCTCCAAGAAGTGTGACCTCTTGCAAATACTGCTAGTTCTGTAGTAATCCTTGCCAGGATCATCTGCTTAGCAAAACCTCTGGTCTGGGATGTAGTAGAAAAGAGCGTTACCTGCCGGCGTCCCGGAAGGAAAACACAACCCAGCTGCAGGAGACTGATGGGACCTCAACAGAGTCCACCCATGATCCATCCTGTACTGTGTTTGCCTATGCAGCAGCTGTTGCCCCCTTTCTGTGCCCCAGATATTCCCCTCAAGGTGCACATAAGCCTTTCTAAGCATCTTGTAGCCCAGCAGTTGCTCCTGGCTGGGCAATTTGCGTGGTGGTTACATGGGCAAACACAGCACACGCAGGTGTCTCTCCTGGGCCCATTCCCTGCAGCCAGAGTGGGATTCACGCCAGGACAACCTGTTGTCTTGGGTCACTTCTGTGGTTTCTTCTGTTATAGCAAAGCGCAGACGTGTGTTTTAGAGGTTCTGGGAAAAGAGAGGTGAGAGTCTCTTGGGAagcctttcctcccttcctctaaACGAAGTGGACTTTTTCCAGCCTTTCCTGGGAAGTGTCCGTGCCCAGAGGAGCCTGCAGGGCAGCTTCTGGCTGTTCTTGTGAGTCCGTACTCCTCTTTTGTGCAGGGGGCAACATTTGACCTGCTCAAATCTAGCTGGCCAAACTGGCTCTGGACCAAGGTGGCCGTGCGTGGCTGCGTGCTGTGCTTCCATGGCAGCAAACCCAATGTCGAGGCTGAACCTTGCATCCTTCTTTTTTGTGGGAGAAATTTTCCTTGAAGAAGTTGGAGAGAGCAttagcccaggttgcccagagaagtcatggctgccccatccttggaggtgtccaaggccaggttggatgaggatttgagcagcctgatccagcgggaggtgtccctgcccatggcaggcggctgggactggatggactttaaggtcccttccaacccaaaccattgtatgctCGAAGTTGCACAGGCAGTGGAGGCCACCTAGGCAGGAGAGGCATCTTGCCTTCCTTGCTGGTGATCTCCTTGAATGAGTTACTTActaatgcatttatttctggAGCCCCTGAGCTGACAGTGCTTGCTTGGAGGCGTTCCATTATTTTCACTTGGCAGTGTTGGAGGAGTAACTAATTCCCTCTTCTCTGGGCCAGAGGAATCTGACCTCACTTTGCCTGGAGCTCAGAAAAATCAGGGAATGGGACTAAAAGCTGGATGCTGAATCCACTGTCAGACTGACCGTGTTGAAGTTGGCTGTAGCACCTCAATATGAGAAGAGGGCAAAAGAGGGCAAGTCTGCAGTAAGAAGTGATCCAAACTTTGACCTAGTAGTTGGAGAGGATGTTTGGAAGGGTTGGAGGTTTTTGCTTGCTCCAGTCTTAATTGTTCTGGGGATTTCTCTTATGTTTCCCTGGGACCAGAGGGATTAAAGTCCTGTGCAGAAGGGAGTAACCCCACCAAACCCTGCAGGGAATTTCACTCCTCGAAGGGAGCGAAATCACTGGGTGGGGGGAGTTCTGCAGCCCCAAACTATGGGCAAATatcacagcctttttttttggaTACACATCTGAATTTCATATGCCCCTGCTCCCCTCATGGCTGATATTAGAGGCTCCTATGTTGTCTAAGGGTAGGGATGACAGAGGAGCTTGACTACTTGCCCGCTGGTCCCTCCTGAGCTGCCCGGGGGGCACCAGCCCCTCCTTGGCAGCATGACCAGCCCCCTATGAACCCCCAAGCACTGCCTCGACATAAAAGATGCTGCATGTTTCTAAGGCAGCTGCTGAGATACAGCCCTGTGATGCATGTGCCGTGCACCGAAGCCTCGTGTAACCCCTCTTGTGCTCTGAACTTCCTCGCAATGGGGCAGCCCAACTTTGAACCCTACTGGGAGAAAAAACAGGGGCTCCTGCTCCTTGCAAACGAACCGGAGATGTCCCTGGGCTCTGGTCACGGTGGGAGGGAGGGGTCACGTACTAACATGTCCCGGGCAGATGTTCTTGCATGTTTTTGGTGTAAAGCATGAAatttaacttaacataactgaGTGTCACATCTGTGGGCTTTCCTTATCAGCAATCAGAGTACAGCAAGGCAGGCCAAATTCCTAGGCTTAACGCTGTGCTTCTCTCGCCTTTTcctgtctgtgtatttttttaaagatacatCATTCCTGTCGCCTTTTGCATGCCTCTCTCTGTGAGTTTTCTCTTTGCATGCTACATTGCTTTGGTTTGAATCTCGCAAAGGttggtttctttcattttacattcTCATCACACCTTTTCTCTCCCGTCACTTGTtgggctttttattttgtcctttggtttcttttttcttttttttttctttttgcaggttAGAGGAATTAGATCCTCCTTTGTCTTAAACTTTAGCATAACAACATCATCTCTCATGTCTCATAACGCGATGAGCAGCCACTAAGTCCTGTTTGATAGTTACAGAAATGACATCGCCACGCCGGCTCTCGTGTCTCCCTGCATTTGGGTGGGATGTGATGTCATTTGCTGTCACCTCACTTTCTGTTGTTGCTTTTGGTCGGTAGGACTGTGTTACCTGAACTGTGCACTTTTTGTTTCAcaacaaaatgaacaaacatGCTAAAAAAGCAGTTCCTTTCTTCTCAACTTGTTCccatcctcttctccttctcatcTTTCCCGTTTTTCTCTCGTCTGTCCGTCTCTGTTTTACTGctggtgtttctttttcattgttttttggTTCTATTcaattttggttatttttttccttttagcctGTTACTGTACAGCTGTTTTGATGTTGTGGTCCATGTTTTCTGTTACTGGAAAGCAGTTGTCGctcattcaaaaaaataaaaaataccaaaaaagttcgttaaaacaaacaaaaaaaattgtgccaAGAACAAATCATCCCAATTGGAGCACGTGGGTAGCAGCCAAATCGCTGTGAGGAGCTTTTCCATGGCCTGCCTGGCCAGAGGTGTGACACTCAGAAGGGAGAGCCAAGAGTGTTACTAATCTAGTATTTAATCAATTTTTTTAAGACCGAGGTGGCCGCCTCGCCATCAGGTGCCTGGCAGAGGCTCCACAAAGTCAACCAAGACCTCCAAAGCGAGCTGGAAGCCCAATGTCAGCGTCAAGAGCTGATCAATCAGCAGATTCAGTCGCTGAAGCGCAGCTATGCCGAGGCCAAGGACGTGATCCGGCACCACGAAGCCGAGATTCAGAGCCTGCAGGCAAGGCTCAGTAATGCAGCAGCCGAGCTCTCCATCAAGGAGCAAACCCTGGCCAAGCTCAGGAGCGACCTGAGGAGCGAAAAAGAGAAAGCcaaagagcagctggaggagtgGCAGCACAGCGAAGCTGCACTCAGCTCCCAGCTGAAGGCCAGCGAGCAGAAGCTGAAGAGCGCAGAGGCTCTGCTCCTGGAGAAGACCCAGGAGCTGCGGGACCTGGAGATGCAGCAGGCTTTGCAGAGGGACCATCAGAAGGAGGTGCAGCGGCTCCAAGACAGGATTGCAGACCTGAGCAGGCAGCTGAATGCTAGTGAGCAAGCACGGATCCTCatggaggagaagctgcagaagaattaTGAGGCCTTGCTGGAGAGCTGTGAGAGGGAAAAGCAGGTTTTGATACGGAGTCTGAAGGAGGTGGAGGATAAGGCCAACGAGTATGAGAACCAGCTGCAAAATACCGAGCAGCAAATGGAGATTCTGCAGAAGGAGAAGCTGAGTGCAAAGTTTGAAGGCAGTGAGCTTGTCCaccagctggaggagcagctggtgatGAAGGAGGCCAGCATCCAGAAACTCGCAGAGCACATCAGGGAgcttgaaagagagagagatcagATCAAATGTCGATTCCACGAGCTCATGAATCAGGTCACCGAGTCAGATAATGAAGTTGCAAAGCTGCAAGCAAAGTTGAAAATGGAAGAGACCAACTACCGCAATCTAGAGCAATCATTCGAGGAGGTGTCGGATCAGTTCAAGGGTGTGCAGAAggtgctgaaagaaaaagaagaagagctGAGACATGTTAAGGAAATGCACTTGAGAATCGTGGAGAAGAAAGATCAAGATCTCAGTGAGGCTTTGGTTAAAATGGTTGCTTTAGATAGCAGTTTAGAGGAGACTAAGGTAAAGCTAAAGGCCAAGGAGGAGGCTTTAAAGAAATTAGCAGGTGTAGGCACAGGTCCGTGTGCTGAAGAGGTGGAAGAGCTTGGCCCCGGTCTCGAGGCTGACGGAAGTCATCCATGCCAACTGGGGCAGCCTCTGCAAACTCAGGATGTCCTTCCAGCTCTGACTTATGCACTGAAGGAAGAGGATGAGATTTTTGAGACAAGCCAGAGGCAAGCAGAGGAATTCAGCTCCCCATCCAAAGCTGTAGAGCTCCAGGACCAAGAGTTAGTTCAGAAAGCCTTAGCAAAGGCTGATGTAGGAATCATGGGGGCCAAGAGGCAAAGAATCCGTTTCTCAAGCATCCAGTGCCAAAAATACATCCATCCAGATGGATCGGAGAAAAATTGGACAAGCAGCACCTCTTCAGACACGAGCCAAGACAGATCACTATCTGAAGAAAGCATGTCATCAGAGCCAGCTCTTGGTTACCCGTCATCGGGGACAAGTGACTCTGAGACCTATCTTTCAATCATCCATTCCCTGGAAACCAAGCTTTATATTACAGAGGAAAAGCTCAAAGATGTAACCATGAAGCTTGAGAGCCAGCACGGCCATAATCAGGAGACTCTCATCGCCCTCCACCATCAGTGGGCCAGCACTGAGACTCAGCTGCGGGAACAACTTCAGACCAGCTTATCCCAAGTCAGCGCTTTGATCTCACAGCTGGAGAGTGAGAGGCAGGAAAAGTTGAAGCTCATAGAAAATCACGTTAGCGAGCTGGGAagtttccaaatgaaaaatgatCAAGCGCTGACTTGCttagagaagtgcagagaacaacTAAGATCTTTGCCCAAATCAGACAAGGAACAAAAGGAGGATTTGTTCCTTGTTACTCTGTCCAGCATGGAAACAACCTTATCAAACGCAATCCAAGCCTTGAGAGGGGTGCCAGTCCCGTCGGAGTATCAGCAAAGTGAAAGCCTTATCACAGAAAGCCCTGCTCcagaagcaggagaagaggagaatgtctccaggcagcagcaagTGGAGATGTTTGACGCTGGCCAGCTGAGATGGCTTTCTGAGAGAGTGGCATTTGAGGCCTCTCTCATCAGCCAAATAGCGGAGTCTTTGAAAAATGCAAGCTCTGAGATATCTCAGCTCCTGAGAGAGATCCAGGGAACGGCTGAAGTTGTTTTGATGGAGCCAGCAAGTGTTTCTCATACAACAGTTGACTTGGCCAGCATCCTATctaagaagctgctgctggaaggggAATTCTGGAGCCAGGTGGAGGAGCTGAGAGTGCACTTGAGCACTAGAGAAGGAGAAGCCGAGGGCAGAACAGAAACAACAGGTTTGGGCTTTTCTCCATGTTTTCTTAGTGCTGTAGCAGATGCTACGCTGATCAAGGCAGAACTTGGGTTTGTTgcacagaaaatgagagaatCTTTTCATCAGAGATTAAAAACAATTGAAGAAGACCTCCATAATACCAAAACAGCTCTCCAGCAGCATAAATGCATGTTGGAGGAGATCATCAGAGCGTACAGGACTCCTGATTTTGACAGAGTTGTGCACCAGATTTCTGAAGCACTTGAAATTCAAAAAGATGCTTCAGAAAGAACCCAAATCTCCTGGGATGGGAGCCGTCTCCAAATGGTGCCATGTCAGGAATTAGGCAAGGCAGAGGAGACTGGCAGCCTGTCAGACCATAGTAGTGAAGCTCTTGTTTCCATTCAGGAAGATCTCGCCCAACAACTACAGGACAAATCAAATGTTCTGAAGGAAATATCTGTTGCCTTACTCTCTCTGCCTCCTGAGGAGGCAATGAGAGACTgtcagaagctgctgaagatgTCTCAGAGTCTTTCATATCATTCATGCATGGGAGACCTTGAACGGTATTCCTCCTTGTTAGTCCAGGATGCAATTGTTCAGGCTCAGGTTTGTTATGCTGCTTGCAAGGTCCGCCTGGAGTACGAGAGGGAGCTGAAGTCCTTCAAGGAGTCCTTGCAGAGCATGGACGCGCTCTGCCAAGAGCGTGTGAAGACGGTCTCTCTCCTTCGGGATGAGTACGAAGACTTGCTTAGAAAGCAGCAGGGTGAGTATGGTGAGCTGATCACCATGCTTGAACAGGAGAACGCTGATCTCAAAGCAAAGGTGTCCCAGCTGGACAGTCAGCGAAGGCTCTTAgaggaagaagagcaaaaacaCAGCAAGAGCTTGAGTGAATTGCAGGGACGGTATGAAGAGGAGATTCGAAATGTGATAGAGCAACTAAACAGGACAGAGGATGCTCTGAAGGCTGAGAGGACAGAGGGCCTCAACCAGCTGGATGCCATCATCCGTGACAAGCAGAACATGGAGCAGTATCACCTGGAGCAGATGCAAATGCTGGAGGACAAATTCCAGGCCAAGATCAAGGAGCTGCAGGTCATCCATGGCGAGGAGCTGCAGGCGTTGCAGGAGCACTACAGCCAGAACCTGCAGCGCCTGCAGGAGACCCTGGATGAGTACCAGAGGCAGCACCCGGAGGCATCTCCCGCGGTGGCCGCGGGTGGTGGGGATGCCTGGGTGGCCGGTGAGGCGGGTGACACTGGGCAGGGCCCCGGTGGTGACTTGGACTCCATGCACGGTCTGAGGGAACGCATCCAGGAGCTGGAGGCCCAGATGAATGTCATGAGGGatgagctggagaacaagcatCTGGAGGGGAACGCTTCCACCTTGAGGGAAAAATACCAGAAAGACTTTGAAAACTTAAAGGTCTTGGTCCATTTATCGCTttctgctttgtgctgctgaGTATATGGGAGGGTGCGTTCGGTCCTGGGTTTCGCTTGCCGTACTGGGGGGCATCCCCTGAAAGAGCCAGCACACTAAAACAAGCCTAAAGGGTTAGAAAGGCCTCTGTAAAGCATGGCATCTCCCTTTTCTCCATGCTGGGGTATTCTAAATGCATTGCTGAGGGAGGGTTGATCATTGGAGGTGGGGGGGTCTCTGCACGGAGAGGGAGGGATTTGGAGTAGCTTGATAACATCATGCTCTTCTTCACTATGAAGCCCAGAGTGTTCCTTCTCATACCTGAGGCGTATGTTTTGTTCGTGACTTCCCTTTAAAAGCATTCTTCAACTCTATCTTTCCCAGTCTGATCAAATCTCCTATCTGTCTCTACTGCCCTCAAAAATCTGCAATGAAATGGGAACTTATTGCTCTCCAAACCTATCTTCCTGGGGAAAGTAGCT
It includes:
- the MPRIP gene encoding myosin phosphatase Rho-interacting protein isoform X5, which translates into the protein MAAKDNPCRKFQANIFNKSKCQNCFKPRESHLLNDEDLNQAKPIYGGWLLLAPEGTDFDNPVHRSRKWQRRFFILYEHGLLRYALDEMPTTLPQGTINMNQCTDVVDGESRTGQKFSLCILTPEKEHFIRAENKEIISGWLEMLIVYPRTNKQNQKKKRKVEPPTPQEPGPAKMAVTSSNIPSAEKVPATKSTLWQEEMRGKDQADGSSGISPAPSPVQGQAGAASSLKDPMLDSKEDESSMNGDRIDCGRKTRVESGYFSLEKTKQDSKLEEQQLPPPPSPPSPSTPNNRRSQVIEKFEALDIENAEHMETNVSAGAALSSDTRQGRSEKRVFPRKRDFTCEGAAVGSILDVSASPLSPHRRAKSLDRRSTESSMTPDLLNFKKGWLTKQYEDGQWKKHWFVLTDQSLRYYRDSVAEEAADLDGEIDLSTCYDVTEYPVQRNYGFQIHTKEGEFTLSAMTSGIRRNWIQTIMKHVRPTTAPDVTRKNFSLKLSVLKPSSLPEEKSKTSSSFETGPKPSEKPDAEQAELDPEQKRSRARERRREGRSKTFDWAEFRPIQQALAQERANAADSSKSGSAAFPRDSGATDTDPGELERERARRREERRKRFEMIDAVDGAGSEEALRMEVDRILPIPADIKPQNVHVEIEQRWHQVETTPLREEKQIPITPLHLAHTEDRDEGLTKQHLTTLLEKELEQKQKEALELLEQNRHLQDQLKVALGREQSAREGYVLQTEVAASPSGAWQRLHKVNQDLQSELEAQCQRQELINQQIQSLKRSYAEAKDVIRHHEAEIQSLQARLSNAAAELSIKEQTLAKLRSDLRSEKEKAKEQLEEWQHSEAALSSQLKASEQKLKSAEALLLEKTQELRDLEMQQALQRDHQKEVQRLQDRIADLSRQLNASEQARILMEEKLQKNYEALLESCEREKQVLIRSLKEVEDKANEYENQLQNTEQQMEILQKEKLSAKFEGSELVHQLEEQLVMKEASIQKLAEHIRELERERDQIKCRFHELMNQVTESDNEVAKLQAKLKMEETNYRNLEQSFEEVSDQFKGVQKVLKEKEEELRHVKEMHLRIVEKKDQDLSEALVKMVALDSSLEETKVKLKAKEEALKKLAGVGTGPCAEEVEELGPGLEADGSHPCQLGQPLQTQDVLPALTYALKEEDEIFETSQRQAEEFSSPSKAVELQDQELVQKALAKADVGIMGAKRQRIRFSSIQCQKYIHPDGSEKNWTSSTSSDTSQDRSLSEESMSSEPALGYPSSGTSDSETYLSIIHSLETKLYITEEKLKDVTMKLESQHGHNQETLIALHHQWASTETQLREQLQTSLSQVSALISQLESERQEKLKLIENHVSELGSFQMKNDQALTCLEKCREQLRSLPKSDKEQKEDLFLVTLSSMETTLSNAIQALRGVPVPSEYQQSESLITESPAPEAGEEENVSRQQQVEMFDAGQLRWLSERVAFEASLISQIAESLKNASSEISQLLREIQGTAEVVLMEPASVSHTTVDLASILSKKLLLEGEFWSQVEELRVHLSTREGEAEGRTETTGLGFSPCFLSAVADATLIKAELGFVAQKMRESFHQRLKTIEEDLHNTKTALQQHKCMLEEIIRAYRTPDFDRVVHQISEALEIQKDASERTQISWDGSRLQMVPCQELGKAEETGSLSDHSSEALVSIQEDLAQQLQDKSNVLKEISVALLSLPPEEAMRDCQKLLKMSQSLSYHSCMGDLERYSSLLVQDAIVQAQVCYAACKVRLEYERELKSFKESLQSMDALCQERVKTVSLLRDEYEDLLRKQQGEYGELITMLEQENADLKAKVSQLDSQRRLLEEEEQKHSKSLSELQGRYEEEIRNVIEQLNRTEDALKAERTEGLNQLDAIIRDKQNMEQYHLEQMQMLEDKFQAKIKELQVIHGEELQALQEHYSQNLQRLQETLDEYQRQHPEASPAVAAGGGDAWVAGEAGDTGQGPGGDLDSMHGLRERIQELEAQMNVMRDELENKHLEGNASTLREKYQKDFENLKATCERGFAAMEETHQKKIEDLQRQHQRELEKLREEKDRLLAEETAATISAIEAMKNAHREELERELEKSQRSQISSVNADIEALRRQYLEELQSVQRELEVLSEQYSQKCLENAHLAQALEAERQALRQCQRENQELNAHNQELNNRLAAEITRLRTLLTGEGGGEAAGSPLTQGKDAYELEVLLRVKESEIQYLKQEISSLKDELQTALRDKKYASDKYKDIYTELSIVKAKADCDISRLKEQLKAATEAQGEKSPVNTTVSGYDIMKSKSNPDFLKKDRSSVSRQLRNIRSKSLKEGLTVQERLKLFESRDLKKD